A stretch of DNA from Nonlabens ponticola:
TAACGTAGGTATCAACTCTCAAGAAGCAAGTGCGCTTATTGTTGTGACACAACACTATGACACACTGCAATCCATAGGTGAAGAAACTAATTCTAATCTCATCCTATTACCTAACTCGCCACAAGCAGGTAGCGACATGTTGAATAATATGATTGCAAGTTTTACCGCAAGTGCGCAGATAGGTGAACAAATGAGAAAGGATAATGTTAAGAGAGAAGCACGTGAGAGGAAAGAGAAACGTGAACTGCCTCCTAGTACAGACCTTCCTGAAAGTGGATACGATGATGACTTATAGATCATCAAATAACTTATAATGCAAAATCGGCTAGACGTGATGTCTAGCCGATTTTTTTATTTAGGGTAATGATATTTATTATTTACCTATGAGCTTATTGACCGTTTTTAGTATCAAAGCCTTTTTGATGATATTCCCAAAGATTCCTGATACCACGTTGATGGGTGAAAAACTTTCTTTCACGTCTTGAACGTTCATCTTCATCTTTTCAAAGTCAATCTTCTGCTCCAACTTGAGGATTTGAAGATCTCTATCTATTTGTTCAAAATCAGTGTACGTCTTCAGGCTCATCTATCGTGATGTCTTTAGGTGAATTGAAAAAAGATTGACTTGTTCTAGTCAAGATAATCTTAGTTAAGATAGGCTTCAATACAATGGCACATATGACCATTATGACTAAATAAATGGCACCCACAATCAGATATCCTAAAGGAAGGCTATCTACCGCATTACCTATATAAATACTCAATGCAACACTTAAAAAGAGTAACGCAATGAGTAAGAAGAATGCGAGAATAATCTTGTGTACGCCGTCGATGATACCTTTCATCGACTTCTTATAAAAGTCTAATTGGTAATAAGCAATCGACGACTCAATATAATCTTGAGCCGTCGATGTAAATTCTTCAAAATTGTCTTTGATGCCTTTTCCCAAATCTATTATGCTTTGGTCTTAGCTGCTGCAGTCTTCACTGCACCATTTACACTGCTAGGCTGCTGTAATTTTGCGTTTTTTGCTCTCAATTGCTCCAGCTTATTTTCTAGTGCAACAATAGCATCATCTGCTGCATAGCTTGCAGTTGATAGTGCGCTGTCTATACGCTCGCTCACCGTTCCTTTAAATTCGGTAGCCTTAGTGGTAAGATCATTATAAGTCTTACGGGTTGAAGCCTCGATATCAGCTTGTGTTTTCTTTGCTTTCTTAGAAAGATTCTTACGAGTTTTCTCACCGCTTTCTGGTGCATAAAGTAAACCAGCTACTGCTCCTATTGCTGCTCCAGCTACTAATGCTACTAATGTATTTCCTGTCTTTGCCATTTTATTTCTTGTAATAATTAATTTAAGTAACAAAGATAAATTTCCTTACAGCCGTTTAAGTTAATGTGCAGTTAACCTTACAGTTAGCAACTATTAAATCCATCCCAATATCTGGAATTTGTATAAAATCACGTTAAAACCTAGAGCGGTTAATAACAGGTTGTTAGAAAGAGTATTTATAATTCCGCTTTCGCGAAAGCGTAACTAATCTAAATCCATCATGCATTATCAATCTTTGCCCAAGTATCACGCAATGTTACCGTACGGTTGAAAACCATATTGTCCGCAGTTGTATCTGGATCTACACAGAAGTATCCCAGTCGCTGAAATTGTACTGTGTCACCTATCTGGAGATTCTTCATCGCAGGCTCTGCCATCGCTGTAATAACTTCCAGTGAGTCTTTATTCACGAACTCCATAAAGTCCTTGTCCTTGTCAGTATCTGGTGATGGTACGGTGAACAATCGATCGTATAGCCTAACCTCAACAGGTACGGCGTGCTGGGCACTTACCCAGTGAAGTGTTCCTTTAACGCGACGCATGCTAGCCTCTGTACCGCTGCCGCTTTTTGAATCTGGATCATAGGTGGCGTGAATCTCTGTGATATTGCCATCTGCATCCTTTAGGCAACCTTCACCCTTGATGATGTAACCGTTCTTGAGGCGCACTTCTTTGCCTATGGAAAGTCTGAAGTATTTCTTATTGGCACTTTCTTTAAAATCCTCACGCTCTATAAGCAGCTCTCTAGAAAATGGTACTTCTCTATAACCGCGAGACTCGTCTTCCTGACTATTTTCTGCCTGCAGCATCTCTACTTGATCCTCTGGATAGTTTGTGATCACTAGTTTTACTGGGTCCAGCACACACATCACACGATCTGCCTTTTTATTGAGATCCTCACGCAAGTGAAATTCTAGGTGGTTCATGTCGACCATATTCTCACGACGCGCGATACCTACAGAGTCTGCAAAATTCTTGATAGCATCTGCCGTATAACCACGACGGCGCAAACC
This window harbors:
- a CDS encoding phage holin family protein; translation: MGKGIKDNFEEFTSTAQDYIESSIAYYQLDFYKKSMKGIIDGVHKIILAFFLLIALLFLSVALSIYIGNAVDSLPLGYLIVGAIYLVIMVICAIVLKPILTKIILTRTSQSFFNSPKDITIDEPEDVH
- a CDS encoding DUF6327 family protein is translated as MSLKTYTDFEQIDRDLQILKLEQKIDFEKMKMNVQDVKESFSPINVVSGIFGNIIKKALILKTVNKLIGK
- a CDS encoding YtxH domain-containing protein, which produces MAKTGNTLVALVAGAAIGAVAGLLYAPESGEKTRKNLSKKAKKTQADIEASTRKTYNDLTTKATEFKGTVSERIDSALSTASYAADDAIVALENKLEQLRAKNAKLQQPSSVNGAVKTAAAKTKA